The Euleptes europaea isolate rEulEur1 chromosome 2, rEulEur1.hap1, whole genome shotgun sequence genome has a segment encoding these proteins:
- the PACSIN1 gene encoding protein kinase C and casein kinase substrate in neurons protein 1, whose protein sequence is MSGSYDESAASAEEITDSFWEVGNYKRTVKRIDDGYRLCNDLMNCVHERAKIEKAYAQQLIDWSKRWRQLIEKGPQYGSLEKAWMGIMTEADKVSELHQEVKNSLLNDDFEKVKNWQKDAFHKQIIGGFKEAKEAEDGFRKAQKPWAKKMKELEAAKKTYHLACKEEKLAMTREANSKAEQSITPDQQKKLQDKVDKCKQDVQKAQEKYEKVVEELSKCTPQYMESMEQVFEQCQQFEEKRLSFLKEVLLDIKRHLNLAENSSYTKVYRELEQTIRTADAQEDLRWFRNNCGPGMPMNWPQVEEWNPDAAQTITRREKPKKNEGSNTPNASGAGESAAQSGDRGSVSSYERGQAYTTEWSDDEGGNTYNSSEANGGANPFEEETAGKGVRVRALYDYDGQEQDELSFKAGDELTKLGEEDEQGWCKGRLDNGQLGLYPANYVEAI, encoded by the exons ATGTCTGGCTCCTATGATGAATCTGCAGCATCTGCTGAAGAAATAACTGACAGCTTTTGGGAG GTGGGGAACTACAAACGGACTGTGAAACGGATCGATGATGGATATCGGTTGTGCAATGACCTGATGAACTGTGTCCACGAGCGAGCCAAGATCGAGAAGGCATATGCCCAGCAGCTGATTGATTGGTCCAAGCGGTGGAGGCAGCTAATAGAGAAAG GCCCACAGTACGGCAgtctggagaaagcatggatggGCATAATGACAGAGGCGGACAAGGTGAGCGAGCTGCATCAGGAAGTGAAGAATAGCTTGTTGAACGACGACTTCGAGAAGGTGAAGAACTGGCAGAAAGATGCCTTCCACAAACAAATCATAGGAGGCTTCAAGGAGGCTAAGGAAGCAGAGGATGGTTTTCGGAAAGCACAGAAACCTTGGGCCAAGAAGATGAAGGAG CTGGAAGCAGCCAAGAAAACCTATCACCTGGCATGCAAAGAGGAGAAGCTGGCTATGACCCGGGAAGCCAACAGCAAGGCCGAGCAGTCCATCACCCCAGACCAGCAGAAGAAACTGCAGGACAAGGTGGACAAGTGCAAGCAGGACGTACAAAAG GCCCAGGAGAAGTATGAGAAGGTGGTGGAAGAGCTAAGCAAGTGCACCCCACAGTATATGGAGAGCATGGAGCAGGTCTTTGAGCAGTGCCAGCAGTTTGAAGAGAAGAGACTCAGCTTCCTGAAGGAGGTGCTATTGGACATCAAGAGGCACCTGAATCTGGCAGAGAACAGCAG CTATACTAAAGTCTATCGCGAGCTGGAGCAGACCATTCGCACGGCCGATGCTCAGGAGGACCTCCGATGGTTCCGCAACAACTGTGGCCCAGGGATGCCCATGAACTGGCCTCAGGTTGAG gaatggaatCCAGATGCGGCACAAACAATAACAAGGAGAGAGAAGCCTAAGAAGAATGAAGGCAGCAACACACCCAATGCCAGTGGAGCTGGGGAGTCAGCAGCACAGTCTGGGGACCGTGGCAG TGTGAGCAGCTATGAACGGGGCCAAGCCTACACTACGGAGTGGTCAGATGATGAGGGTGGCAACACCTACAACTCCAGTGAAGCCAATGGTGGTGCCAACCCCTTTGAGGAAGAGACGGCTGGGAAAGGAGTGCGTGTGCGAGCTCTGTATGATTATGATGGGCAGGAGCAGGATGAGCTGAGTTTCAAAGCAG GTGATGAATTAACCAAATTAGGTGAAGAGGATGAACAAGGGTGGTGCAAAGGTCGTCTGGACAACGGGCAACTTGGTCTCTATCCGGCTAACTATGTGGAGGCCATCTAG
- the SPDEF gene encoding SAM pointed domain-containing Ets transcription factor, producing MGSAGQGLTALPYSRVTLQDTVLLSGLEKLPVSQDSDNQSWRSLDSPSPPATPEQPLPTFYLQHFDMVYPEDSNWVPKALGESQQVNHQGSRTEVPKEPEQCPIIDSQGLSLTPDMDYQASLHLEEHSLEQVQSMVVGEVLKDIETACKLLNIASDPADWSPGNVQKWILWTEHQYRLPQIGKSFQDLSGKDVCAMSEEQFRQRSPACGDVLHAHLDIWKSAAWMKEKTAPGEMHYCGSEENWTENEVDSSCSGQPIHLWQFLKELLLKPHNYGRFIRWLNKEKGIFKIEDSAQVARLWGIRKNRPAMNYDKLSRSIRQYYKKGIIRKPDISQRLVYQFVHPV from the exons ATGGGCAGTGCTGGCCAAGGCCTGACTGCTCTGCCTTACAGCCGGGTCACCCTTCAGGATACCGTGCTGCTTTCTGGTCTGGAGAAGCTGCCTGTTTCTCAAGACTCAGACAACCAGAGTTGGAGGTCTCTTGACAGTCCCAGCCCACCTGCCACCCCTGAACAACCTCTCCCCACCTTCTACCTGCAGCACTTTGATATGGTTTACCCAGAAGACAGCAATTGGGTCCCTAAGGCTCTGGGTGAGAGCCAGCAAGTCAACCATCAAGGGAGCAGGACTGAAGTGCCCAAAGAACCCGAGCAGTGCCCTATCATTGACAGTCAGGGTTTGAGCCTCACACCTGATATGGACTACCAagccagccttcacctggaagaGCACTCCCTGGAACAGGTGCAGAGCATGGTGGTAGGTGAGGTGCTCAAGGACATTGAAACGGCTTGCAAGCTTCTCAATATTGCATCAG ACCCAGCAGACTGGAGTCCAGGGAATGTCCAGAAGTGGATCTTATGGACAGAACACCAATACCGGTTGCCTCAGATTGGGAAATCATTCCAGGATCTTTCCGGAAAGGATGTGTGTGCCATGTCTGAGGAGCAGTTCCGTCAGCGTTCCCCAGCATGTGGCGATGTCTTACATGCTCACCTGGACATTTGGAAATCAG CTGCCTGGATGAAGGAGAAGACTGCCCCTGGAGAGATGCATTATTGTG GGAGTGAAGAGAACTGGACAGAAAATGAGGTGGATTCATCCTGCTCAGGCCAGCCCATTCACCTCTGGCAGTTTCTGAAAGAACTTCTGCTGAAGCCCCATAACTATGGGCGCTTCATTCGTTGGCTCAATAAAGAGAAAG GCATATTCAAAATTGAAGATTCTGCTCAAGTGGCTCGGCTGTGGGGAATCCGCAAGAACCGTCCCGCCATGAACTATGACAAGCTGAGCCGCTCTATCCGGCAATATTACAAGAAAGGGATCATTCGGAAACCAGACATCTCCCAGCGGCTGGTCTACCAGTTTGTACACCCTGTGTGA